In Mytilus edulis unplaced genomic scaffold, xbMytEdul2.2 SCAFFOLD_1865, whole genome shotgun sequence, the genomic stretch CAGTACTTTTATCATAGGTGGCATTTAAACAGTACTTTTATCATAGGTGGCATTAAAACCGTAATTTTATCATAGGTGGCATTAAAACAGTACTTTTATCATAGGTGGCATTAAAACAGTACTTTTATTATAGGTGGCATTTAAACAGAATACAGAGTGTGGCTCCAGTGTAGGATGCTATAGTGATTGTTCAGGGGATTGTACATTTGAAGTCACATGGAGAGAAGTGGGAACAAAGATGGAGTTCAGCATGAAGGCTTCACTAACTTCATTATCTAGTGGTGGTGACTGGATTTCTGTGGCTCTGTCCAGTGATGAAAAAATGGTATAATTTATATTGTGTAAACTAAACCCTATCAATGTGTAATGTAAACATTTAACTTCATTAAACAAGGCACATTTATAATAGGTTctgacatataaaaaaaaaaaaatcatgacacaACTCATGGCCAATTTGTAACAAAACTatgtatgaaaaacaaatatgacagacatgaaccaaggacaaccactgaactattaAAAGGCTCCTAACTTTGAACAAACACTTAAAGTGTGTTGCAAGGTGAAACATAATTGTGACATGATGAAATTAACAGTCTGAATCTACATTCAAGAGAGTACAATCCTTCTAGAAGATAATGGCATGAACCCCATTCCACTTCTATTTGACATTCATGGTGAGGTTAGCAGTCTTTAGTCTATATTCAAGAGAGAACAATCCTTCTAAGATAATGGCATGAACCCCATTCCACTTCTATTTGACATTCATGGTGAGGTAAGCAGTCTTTAGTCTATATTCAAGAGAGAACAATCCTTCTAAGATAATGGCATGAACCCCATTCCACTTCTATTTGACATTCATGGTGAGGTTAGCAGTCTTTAGTCTATATTCAAGAATCCTTCTAAGATAATGGCATCAATCCCAAATCattactactgtggattcatttattttcttccATTCCAATTTCCATAGATTAAGCAACACTtacatttttgtggatatttgattttgtggtctTGCCAATATGTGATAACAAGCCTgtggaaattttgtaaaacaaaatccaAGAACGTTGTTATCCAATTAAAAATAATGTATCTACAGTAATTGGCGTTCATGGTGAGGTTACCAGAAAGAGTCTATATTGGATTTTAAGTAAGATGTTTttgttaatatacaaaaaaaagtctAAAGCTAAGAAGTATGATACAGCCTTAAATATCCTTTTACATTTATAGTATTCAAACATATACTGGTACATACTAGTACTAGTAGTTCAAAGAGGTGAAAGGTTTTGATTAAAACTATAAAGTTCTTGTGTCCAGATTATAGTATGTACCAGTATATATTATTCAAACATATACTGGTACATACTAGTAGTTCAAAGAGGTGAAAGGGTTGATTAAAACTATAAAGTTCTTGTGTCCAGATAATCAATTTCTCATCAATCAATGATTGAAAGAtatattcaatgtactgaatatAGTCTAGTGAAATTTTCTTAATATACATGATGTATATATTTACCAATTGTTAACATGCATGTTTGTATTTTTCAGGGATCAGACGATGTGTTTGATTGCATAACAGATGGTACTCAGGTCCTAGTAGAAAGGTCCGAAAACCCAGGCAAATGGAATGTTCAAATATCTCCAGTAAGTAGACTTAAGGGTTGGACAGAAGTGTTGGAAGATGAGAATGATAATGAGGGTGCAGGAAGCAGGAGCTAGGGGCTGAAATATTGGGAAGAGGGTGAGAAAAAAAATGGGAACTGtatattttgagagaaaaaatatttttgaaggaTTTTAGTCTGAGAGTAAAGGGGACAGAAGTTTGAGTAAAGTAGAATGGAATAGGTATTAAATGGGAGGGAGGGAAGTAGGAATTTAAGGTAGAGAAATGTAAAGTCTGAGACCCTCTGATTGTCGCCTTAGAAATATCTGATTATGTAACTGATTGTAGTCATGCAGGTCTTTGTAAAAGATCCACATTCAATTGACAAAGTAATAGTGCAATAGCTTATGTAAGCAAGAGTATCTAATAGTAGTAAGGTCTTTGTAAAAGATCCACAATCAATTGTCAAAGTAATAGTGCAATAGCTTATGTAAGCAAGAGTATCTGATAGTAGTAAGGTCTTTGTAAAAAGGGCCCATAGTTCAATAGTTTATTTAAGTAAATTATCTGATTGTCCAACTGATAGTAGTCTTTTTAAAAAGGTTCAAATCATTTATTCAATATGGTAAATTTTCTGATTGAAATATCAGAGTAAACcttcatattattttaaataatgtttgttttaaagaaattgaggatgaaaccttgttgtttttgtaaaatttaagacTAAACCAGAATTGGTTTGGTCAAGATTTTATTAGCAGATTttgatattctttaaaaaaaaaatggaacaattttgtttttgaatttgaattgatatttcCAGAGAGATCCCTGGATTACAGTAAAAACAAACAGTTACTCGTCAGGGATTTTGATGTGTTCATTTGAAGCTGAGAAGAGTAACGCAGCAGGAATTGATTTCGATAAAGACTGGTTTATGTTCTTTGGAACAGGAGAGTGGAATAGTAGTAAGTAAAATTTACATATTAACTCCATGGACTCTCAATCCCAAATAAATGTGGTTATGGGCCTGCTGAAGCACACTTAAATTGCAGgatttttggtggaagaagacttcaagtcttctgaaggcctatggtgccgactttaaaatcattgaacctctgtatgccgcattcgtttctgtgtattacaatttcataacaacttctgattcctgacaccgatttttacacatgattaagcatctgaatcatttaatttgtaaattaggattgaaaaacaatcactatcgtaaatatgtagCCTTTTATCTATGTAAATTATaagatttcatctcatctacatgaacgttatttgtttacttgcaactggatgtttttactgtagatatttgtagtacacatgcgtgaatttggtatccggacaactcgccctgtttacatgttCGCCCTTGGTCTGTTCATCCTGAGTTCTTTCGCCCATATAGTACATTCGCCCTGTGTTCATTCTCTTTACTCTTATCAAGGACGTTTTATAATACGtccttgcatttattaaaaaaatattaatattaagggTATCGTTAAAAActctaaaacacgatttagtGAAAATTATCTGTTCCTTATTTTGTTCCCAAGGTAAGAcaatcgtgttcagccaatcaaattctgtgtttctcatgacccattaataagccaatcaaaaacgttttctctgaagattattctaacatgctagattttgaacttgtgttgttTTCATCTAGTTGTAAAAATCGTGAACATGGCAAGTGAATTTAAATCTGCAAGCAGGTTCTTACACAGCTTAaggataaaagcatggctgattgacaaaattcaatgatgcagtactaccataaagataataaataggttttttttcactaatttattgacataatacttgttgtaacatattttatgtttgtattcaattaaatcatttaaaggacaatgtaCTATTCTCTTTtcacaacccccccccccccccccccccctccccccattaTGAGTGGTAccttaaatgagggactgtccCTAAAACAAGGGATCatttaactgttaaaaaaaaagaagatttttaacTCCAAAGTGGGAAAATTgattatatttggaacaacttttcttaATGAAgggtcaaattaataaagaagatataagtttagaaacatcacaaaattcttttgacatgttttgaccatttaatacttgatagatgcatagttcttgggaaaaagtttcatcaaataatatgaatataaaggtgctcattttttacagtgggttgtaatgttcttccaatGAGGGTAACCCCTCATTTGGAGTGCTGTTCCCAAccgttaaaggtccatctttgtgcataattcaaaattaggaaatttcaacaagcatctaatattcttacacaagaaaataaaccctggtctgctagctacatgttcatcttttctaccgatttaataactagaatcatgcacacagacttaagaaaaaggcatgtaagttcatcacacaaatatgacactttttctagacaatccagatcgtgcaaaatacttcgCAAAAAATCGTAACATTTAAAATTGTTGTCGCgcactaaaacccccatgggaactttcaaaagttggttGGTATGttacaagtcttactatttttattccccatttatgggcattatgttttctggtctatccgtacgtcctgcttcaggttaaagtttatggtcgaggtagtttttgatgaagttgaaatccaatcaacttgaaacttagtacacatgtgttccttatgatatgatctttctatttttactgccaaattaaagattttacctaattttcaaagtccactgaacatagaaaatgattgtacggatgggaaatccatgtacttatgacacattcttgtttgaagaaaaaaaaatacgtcATAACAATTTGGATCAAAGCAGGTTGGGTTAGTGGGCTGCTTtaatggtaattcaagttaccttttattcaccttcttccacctcagagctatcagctctttgattttgcTTTGTTGAAGACCCAATGGTGGCCCTGGGctgtttctgctctttggttggattattttctattttgacaCATCctacatttccattctcaattttaaaatgtaaataatgttttgtgTTAATAGAACATATTTCTATAAGAGTCCTTGTTCATAAATTGTTACATTCATTATATTCTATAGCCATTGGACTAAATGCTTGAAACTTGTAAATTCACCATTATAACAGATTTAGAAACCTCTTTACTCTAACTGCTTTAACTGTCCatctgaaaagaaataaaagagtATACTAATTTGTTGTGGCATTTTATTTGACTCCAACCATTTTTCTTCAACATATTTAAAACTTGGCAGATTAATAGATTGAACATGTTTATGTCTTATTTTGACTTATTGAAATTCATTTCTCCAGTTTCCCTTGAGCTGGTACTGAACTGAAGTCATTTTTGTCATTGAATGCTAAAGATTGCACTTAGTTTATATCATCTGTAATACTTGTAATagatatctttaaaataaaaaatgtttatttataagaTTAAAATTAGGATGTTGTCCTCTGTGTTAACAACAAAAATCTTTGATCCTGACTTTCTCAATTATAACTATACTCATACACAGCATGTacatatcaaaatataattaccgtatatatgtaggactcagaGGTGCGATGGTACTCCAAAcagcgatggtcacgctgaagtgcaatGGTCTACGCTGAAGTGCGTTGGGTAACACGCTGAAGTGCAATGGTGACATTATGACGCTAACTTGTTGATAACTATGCTGAAGTGTGATGGTGATTACACTGAAGTGCGATTGTCTGTCTGCATGTGACAttgagtaaaaaaaatgtttaattgaaattacatcattaaaaatttacaaaatttctgTTCTGCAAGAATATCTgttatattaaataaattaaaaattcaagAAAAGTAAAGTAAAATGATCATGGTTGTCTCACATATGTTGATAATGCTTACTATTTATCATTCTTAATTTTTcagattctaaaaaaaaacatggcatCACACCCAAGATATCTGCAGAGAAAGTTGACCTTCAAAAGTATGATGTCATAGGTGGATCACCAATGAATGTTATGTTGAAACTTCATGGTAAGAAAACTTACAGCAGAATGGTTAACACATATAATAAATAGAGTCAAATTAAAAATTGGAAAGAGAGAAACTGTATCAATCTCAAGCtctaattattatttaaaaaacaaattgaataaacATGTGCCCAGttagaatacatgtatatttttttatgttttatattgttttttatttgaataatagcttcacaaaatataagaaaacaaattataggCATGGTTTTATCTAGAAAGAATTTTAAGTTATGGTCCAAAACACTGGACAATGACCCTTTATTATGATGAATAAAATCTCAGAACTCagaaacataaaattttaaattgataaagatcAAAAGGGATCTAACTTAAAGGTATATATATAGAAACCACCACCAAAGATTAACGAttacattttgaactttttctagagaaccactgaatgtaatgaaaccaaacatggcataaatgttccttatgaggtgctgatgaAGTGTTGCTACTTTGTTGCACAAAACTGTTCAATATGGCcaccaagattttttttattaaattatggAGCCAAAAACTAACCAAATTTGGCCTAATCATTATTTGGATATCTGTTatgatttttgttgagcctgcaacttttgttgcagaaagcttgacatagggatagtgatccggataacttcttaaaagctttatattttagaaggtgaaagacctggatgcttcatactttgtatatagatgcctcatgttacgaagtttccgtcagtcacatgtccaatgtccttgacctcattttcatggttcagtgaccacttgaaaaaaaaaatcagattttttgtaatgttgaattctctcttattataagtaataggataactatatgatatgtgcgtaccttgcaaggtcctcatgcccgtcagacagttttcacttgacctcaacctcatttcatggaacagtgaacaaggttaagtttttgtggtcaagtccatatctcagatactataagcaatagggctagtatattctgtgtatggaaggactgttaggtgtacatgtccaactggcaggtgtcatctgaccttgatctcattttcatggttcagtggatTTAGttacgtttttgtgttttggtctgtttttctcatactttatgcaataggtctactatatttgttgtatggaatgattgtaaggtgtacatatctagcgggcagatgtcatctgaccttgacctcattttcatggttcagtggtcaaagttaagtttttgagttttgatctttttatctaatactatatgccataggtcaactatatttagtgtatgaaaatattttatgatctatatgtcagtcgcgcaggttttatttgaccgtgaccccaatttcacggttcattgcacagtgttaagtttttgtgttttggtctatttttcacaaactataagtaataggtcaactatatttgttgtaagcATTGTTAGcttacatgtctgcctggcatggttcatctgaccttgacctcattttcgtggttcattggtctttgtttagttatcttggttaatgttaagttcatgtgacagttgtaatagaGCTTtatacataatatcaatgattagtaaagaaggtgagacatttcagtgtgtgcactcttgttatctATTTTGAATGATTTCCAAAAAcaaagtagagtcaggtgagggacacaggctcttgagatcCTCTAGTTTTTGAACTTTTAACCTGTAATAAATCCAGACAGCAATCCAGCAAATAATCAGAAATGCCActttattaataataaacatgtaatatattttaatttcaggGATTATGATGATAAGTGCCTGGATATTATGTGCCAGTATTGGAGTTGTTGTAGCAAGATATTATAAACCAGTCTGGTTAGAGAAAAAGTTTCTTGGGGAAAAAGTTTGGTTCACAGTAAGATAGAAACCTAACATTAGAATAAACTTGTCAACACATCATCTTTATAATAAGTGTAACATAGAACATTTCATCACTAGGATCATAAACTTTTATTTGGGGCTTTTAAACAATTTCTTTTATGAGGCTTACCATCTGCCTGTGtggttatcaaaattaaaatgggGGTTTTGTAGTGAATAACATGACAATCAGCATGAATATTGTAATAGAATATCACCATACTGATACATCTGGGAATTGTGTATGTCGTGCTAGTCAGTGAAGATTACATTTCTAGGCATACGATTGGTTTAAAGCAACTGTTTGGAAATTGTGTATATTTCATATGAGGTTAGTTGGTAGGGCTtttttcaatacacggttagatgTGATGTTATGCCCTCAATATAAAACCAACACAGTGTTAAGGAAAAattttaaaggtttcaacagacaatGCAATTGATGAATGAttgaaatagatttaaaaaaaaaaaaggttcttaAAACTAGCTGTATACTATTATAGATTTGATCACTTTGATTGGCTACAAGTCTAAAtaccacatgttaagatagtcggtaagataaattggttacacagtgtgctagtgaccaAATGGGATGTATATGGTGCTCTCACCTCATATGTATTAACTAGTAATATCCTGGTAATGAATTCACCTAATGTAATATTGTTTTCAGCTACACAGGGGTGTAATGGTTCTAGCTCTCACCCCATATGTATTAACTAGTAATATCCTGGTAATGAATTCACGTAATGTTATATTGTTTTCAGCTACACAGGGGTGTAATGGTTCTAGCTGTATTATTCTGTATTGCTGGATTTACATCATTTTCGTGGATAGAGGAACATTCCAGGaggtatttcatttatttatttttaagaaaaactACCACCGAATAAAGTTGTTATATGTgctgtagaaaaaaaaatttgcatgataaatttcaaatttgtagGCCAGGAATAATTAcaatatagttaaaaaaacaaaagtcaatttttatgctccattttttatgccccatttatgggcattatgttttctggtctgtgcgtctgtttgtcCATCCGTTCTTTCGTTCGTTCATCCTTTTGTCTGTCTTTTCATCCATTTGTCCCGATTCaagttaaagattttggtcaaggtagtttttgatgaagttgaagaccaatcaacttaaaagtaagtacacatgttccttatgatatgaccttttaaattttaatgccaaattagagttcttaccccattttcaaggtccactgaacctagtaaatgatagtgtggatggggcatctgtgtacttaggacacattctagtttttgtcgagcctgcaacttttgttgcagaaagctcgacatagggatagtgatccggcggcggcggcggcggaggcggcggtgttagctaacttcttaaaaacttTGTATTTTAGAAGTTGGAagtcctggatgcttcatactttgtatatagatgtgtcatgttacgaagtttctgtcagtcacatgtccaatgtccttgacctcattttcatggttcagtgactacttgaaaaaaaagttaaaattttttgtaatattaaattctctcttattataagtaataggataactatatttagtatgtgcgtaccttgcaaggtcctcatccctgtcagacagttttcacttgacctcaacctcatttcatggatcagtgaacaaggttaagttttggtggtcaagtccatatctcagatactataagctataggtcttgtatattcggtgtatggaaggactgtaaggtgtacatgtccaaccggcaggtgtcatctgaccttgacctcattttcatggttcagtggttattgttaagtttttgtgttttggtctgtttttcttatactatatgcaataggtcttctatatttggtgtatggaaggattgtaaggtgtacatgtttagctagcagtgtcatctgaccttgacctcattttcatggttcagtggtcaaagttaaattgttgagttttggtcttttttctaatactatatgaaatatgttaactatatttggtgtatggaaatattttatgatctatatattagttgtgcaggttttatttgaccttgacctcattttcatggttcattgctcagtgttaagttttaatgttttggtctgtttttcttaaactataagcagtaggtcaactatatttgttgtatgaaagaattgttagctgtacatgtctttctgaaatggttcatctgaccttgaccttaatttcatggtttattgggcAATGTTTGGCTTTCTTGGTTAATGTGAAGTTTATGTGACAAttgtaataaagttttatatttaggactatcaacatactatcaatgattagtaaagaaggcgagacatttcagtgtgtgcactcttgttgtatAAAGTATGATGATGATTTTAACTTTTACAAGTGCCTTTTGTTTCAATCTTACTGatctatattttttcttttttaattcatatacaaatatttggATTCAAAATATAGTTAGAAGCTACATCTTTAGTAACTTATGTATGAATAATATCTATTTTCAGAT encodes the following:
- the LOC139506256 gene encoding LOW QUALITY PROTEIN: putative ferric-chelate reductase 1 (The sequence of the model RefSeq protein was modified relative to this genomic sequence to represent the inferred CDS: inserted 1 base in 1 codon) — protein: MGRFVYYFLAVCILSKSIVAFKQNTECGSSVGCYSDCSGDCTFEVTWREVGTKMEFSMKASLTSLSSGGDWISVALSSDEKMGSDDVFDCITDGTQVLVERSENPGKWNVQISPRDPWITVKTNSYSSGILMCSFEAEKSNAAGIDFDKDWFMFFGTGEWNSNSKKKHGITPKISAEKVDLQKYDVIGGSPMNVMLKLHGIMMISAWILCASIGVVVARYYKPVWLEKKFLGEKVWFTLHRGVMVLAVLFCIAGFXIIFVDRGTFQEIESDSDFKKAHPFIGIIVMCLAIIQPVMAVFRPHPGDNNRVIFNWAHWGVGIVSHFLGVLNILIGVLLDAMQMPIWVVYVVVAYAVYQFLIEFFLEIYDCVSRRKSASEAYEMRDRDSLSKQDTKQDSEYNVKKTILGIHITVICLFTIALIILVSMDLSMYI